The Zetaproteobacteria bacterium DNA segment GCCATCGACGATCCCGCGCGGTCGGTGAAGGTGGCTCGGCTGGTGCGCCAGTACTTTCCACACGTGCGCATCGTCGCTCGGGCGCGGGAGATGCGGCACCTCTTCTCCTTCAGGGAGCTCGGCGTGCGCTACGCCTACCGCGAGTGCTTCGACGGCGCCATCCGCGCCGCCCGAGGCGCCATGGAGGCGCTCGGCATGGAGCGGGAGGAGATCGAAGGGGCGATCCGCCGCTTTCTCGACTACGACCGTCAAGTTCTTGACACCATGTATGCGGTGCGCAACGAGGGTGAGGCGGCGCTGGCCAGGGCGAGCATGGAGTTGCGGGAGCGGTTCCATGCCATGGAGAAGGAGGCGAAGCGCGCCTCCGGTCGTGCGCGGATGCGTTGACAACGCCGTGGCAGGCGCCATCGTTGATGGCATCGCAGAACGCCGGCATCGATGCCGGTCCGATCGGGCATTGGAGAGGTGGAGCGTGGCCAGGATGCATCTGCTCCTCGTGGGACGTGACGGGGAATCAACCCATGCGATGGTGGGGGAGCTGCAGCAGGCGGGCCACTACGTGACCCGGGCGGGAGGGGTGTTGCAGGCGCGGGAGCTGTTTGGTCAGGGGCGCTTCGACGCGGCGCTGATCCACACCGACCTGCCCGACGGCGAGGGGCTCGCGCTGCTCGGGTGGATCGGCAGGGAGCATCCCGACACCGCCTGCATCCTCTGCAGCGACGACCGCGATCCGACGCTGCCGGTGGAGGCCTTCCGCGCCGGGGCGGCCGATTTCCTCCACATCCCGCCGCTTCCCGGCCAGGTGGCCGCCCGGCTCGCCGCCCTCCCCGCCGCGGGCGCAGCCCACCGGGCGGTGCCGGAGTCGGGCGGGCGTCGTGCGGGAGGAGAGGGGGCGGCCCCTCCAGGCGGGGCGGTGGAGCTGATCGGGGAGTCGCCGGCCATCGTCAAGCTGCGGGGGATGATCGAACGGTTGCACGATGCCGACAGCACGGTGCTGATCACCGGGGAGTCGGGCACCGGCAAGGAGGTGGTGGCGCGTGCCCTGCACCGCCACGGGCGGCGGGCGATGCGCCCCTTCGTCTCGATCAACTGCGGCGCCATCCCCGAGGAGCTGCTCGAATCGGAACTCTTCGGCCACGTCAAGGGGGCCTTCACCGGTGCGGTCCGGTCGCGTCAGGGGCGCTTCGCCGTGGCCAACGGCGGCACCATCTTCCTCGACGAGATCGGCGACATGAGCCCGAAGCTGCAGGTCAAGCTGCTGCGGGTGTTGCAGGAGCGCTGTTTCGAGCCGGTGGGCAGCCACGAGTCGATCCACGTCGACGTGCGGGTGATCGCCGCCACCCATCGTGACCTCGAACAGGCGATCGATGCAGGTACCTTCCGCCAGGATCTCTTCTACCGGCTCAACGTGATTCCGCTCGAGTTGCCGCCGCTGCGCGCGCGGGGGGATGACCTCTTCCTGCTCGCCGACCACTTCATCCGCCTCTTCAACCGGCGGCTGTCGGCCAACATCACCGGCATCGACGAGCAGGCGCGGGCGGCGATGCGCGCCCACCGCTGGCCGGGCAACGTCCGCGAGCTGCAGAACCTGATCGAGCGGGTGGCCACCCTCAAACAGGAGGGGGTGATCACGTTGGAGGATCTCCCCTCGCGCATGCTCAACCGCGAGCAGCGGCTGTTGCAGGAGTTCCTGCCGCGTGCGCTGCCGGAGGAGGAGGCGATCGACTACCGGCGGCTGGTCGACGACTTCGAGCGCCACCTGCTGCTGATGGCGCTCGACCGCTTCGGCTGGAACAAGAACCGGGCGGCCGCCTTCCTGTCGATGAACCGGACCACGCTGTTCGAGAAGATCAAGAAGAAGGGGCTGACGCCGCCGCGCGAGGAGTGATTGGCTCCCCCCTTGCTTGTGCGGCGGGCATGAGCCGCCGCCTGTGCATGCTGTTCGTCGCGCTTCTCATCGCCGCCGTCTTGGGAACGGCGCCGGAGGCGGCGGCCGCGGCGGCGGGCAACATCAAGGCGATCCAGACCTTGATCCAGACGGGCCATCCGGAGCGGGCGGCCAAGGAGGCGCGGCGCATGCTGGCCGGCGGCGGCCTGAGTGACGACGCCCGCTTCCGTCTGCTCAGTCTGATCGCCGATGCGGAGTATATCCGGGCCAGCGCCGGTTTCTTCGAGGAGATCGCCTCCGCGGTCGAGGCCAACAAGACGTTGCTGCGCGAGTTCCCGCAGCGCAGCGACGGTGCACGCATCCGCTGGCGGCTGGTCAAGCTCTACTGGAAGCACGGCGAGTTCGACGCCGCGCTGGCCGCCAGCCAGCAGTTGCGGCGCATCCACGGCGGCAGCATCGAGGCCCACCGCTCCTGGCTGGTCGACGCGCAGATCCTCTTCCATCTGGGGAGATACGCCAAGGCGCGCAGCGCGCTGTTGCAGTTCTCGCTCAAGAGCGAGGGCAAGGCCGACGAGGCGCGGTTGAAGGCGTGGACGGCGATGGTCGATCTGCGGGAGGGGCGTTTCCGGCAGGCGTTGCGGGGGCTCGACGCCGCCTTCCGCGTCGACGCCCGCATCGTGCGCGAGGAGCCCGAGCTGTTCGCCTCCTACATCAAGCTGCTGGCCCGGTTCCATCGCGACGAGGAGGCGATGCGTTACAGCGAGGAGTTCCTCGGCCGCTACACCGACAACCTGCTCCGCCGCGACGTGCGCATGGTGCGCGCCGATCTGATCGCCCGCAATCCGGAGCACAGCCGTGACGAGGCGATCCTCGAATACATGTTCATCTCCGAACACTATCCGGACAGTACGGTCGGCCGGCAGGCGTTCATGCGCAAGCTGATGCTGCAGTTGCGCGACAAGCACGACTTCCTCTCCCTCAAGCCGGCGTTGGTCGCCTTCAAGAAGCTGGCCCGGCGCTACCAGATGTCGGTGATCGAGGACGAGGCTACGCTGGACCAGGCGATCCTGTGGGCGCGGTTGGCCCGCTATGAGGCGAAGGATGCGCCGAAGGGGTCGATCGACGCCGCGCTGGAGAACTTCGCCCGCGCGGCCGAGGGGGTGACGCCGGAGATCCGCAAGGAGGCGAAGCGGCGGGGTCGGCGGGTGCTCGAGGGCTATCTCGATCGGCTGCTCGACCGGCACGAGTGGCTCAAGGCGGTGGCGTTGTGGCAGCGCTATCCCGGTCTGCGCGCCGGCATCGACGACGACATCCAGCTCGGGGTGGCCCGGGCGCTGCGCATGCTGGCCCAGTACGATCAGGCCCAGGCGCTGTTGACCCGGCTCTACCGGCGGCATGCCGGCACCTTGCGCGGGGAGCGCATCATGTTGGAGCAGGCGCGGCTCTGGGTCGACCGCGCCGACCCCAAGGGGATCGACCGCATCAACCGCTGGCTGAACGAGCACGAGTTCACCATCTACCGGCCGGAGATGCTGCTGATGGTGGCGCAGTTGCAGTTTGCGACCGGCCGGTTCGACGCCGCGGCGCAGACCATCCACCAGGTCTCGCCCGACGACCTGGTGGAGGGGTTGCGCGCCGACTACTGGCGGCTGCGCGCCGATATTGCCGAAGCGCGCAAGCGGTGGCATGTTGCGGCCCATGCGTGGGAGGCCTATGGCAAGACGGGGGGCAAGGCGCGTCTGGTGGCGCTGCGCAGACGTGCGCTGGCCCTGTTCAAGGCCGGCGAGTACGCCCTCTCGGAGCGGCTGTGGCTGCGTCTGCCGGAGGATGCCCAGGATGCGGCCTGGAGCTACTACCTGGCGATGAGCCGCTACCGGCTCGGCAAATGGAAGCAGGCGTTGCCGACGTTGCGGTCGCTGGCGCAGGACAAGAAGGCGGGGATCTATGCCGCGCTGGCCTCGCTGGCATTGGCCGAGCACGAGGCCAACGCCCTGCTCGAGGCGAGGCCGTGACCACAGCGCTCCATCTGGTCGGCTTTCCCGACGCGGTGGAGTCGGATCTACGGGTGCAGCTTGGGCGGATCCTGCCCGACTGCCGGATCGAGGCGACGCCGCAGGAGTTGGCGCGGGACTTCGTTCCACCGGAGGGGGCGATCGTCTTCGTCTGGGACGGACGGACGGCCCCGGCGATGGTCCGGCGCATGTTCCAACACGATCCCCAGGCCAACATCGTGGTGCTGGCCCGCTCCGGCGATCCCGACCGGGCGGGCGAGCTGATGCGCATGGGGGTGATGGACTACCGCATGCTCCCCTGCCCCGACGAGGCGATGGAGATCTATCTGCGCAAGGCCGGTCACCAGACCGAGCTGGCCCGCCAGGCCAAGGCGCAACGGCAGGGCAGCGATCTCTTCATCACCGAGGATGTGGAGACCCGCCGGCTGCTCGACCATGTGGCGCTGATCGCGCCGAGCAACGCCTCGGTGCTGGTGGTCGGGGAGTCGGGCACCGGCAAGGAGCGGCTCTCCCGCTACATCCACCAGTGCTCCCCCCGGGTGCGTCACGCCTTCGTCGCCATCAACTGCGCGGCGATCCCCGAAGGGGTATTGGAGTCGGAGCTCTTCGGCCACGAGAAGGGGGCCTTCACCGGCGCCACCCAGGCGCGGCCGGGCAAGTTCGAGCTGGCCCACGAGGGGACGCTGCTGCTCGACGAGATCACCGAGATGCCGCTGCATCTGCAGGCCAAGCTGCTGCGGGTGCTGCAGGAAGGGGAGGTCGACCGGCTGGGCGGGCGCAAGTCGATCAAGGTCGATGTGCGCATCATCGCCACCAGCAACCGTAACATCGAGGAGAGCGTGGCCAAGGGGGAGTTTCGCCAGGATCTCTACTTTCGGCTCAATGTGGTCACCGTCCGCCTGCCGGCGCTGCGGGACCGCCCCGGAGACATCATGCCGCTGGCCCGACACTTCCTGCAGCAGTTCAGCCGGATGTACGGCACGCCGGCTCCGCGGGTCGGGGCCGAGGCGGAGCGTACGATGATGCGCTACCCCTGGCCGGGCAACGTGCGGGAGCTGGAGAACTGCATGCACCGCGCCTTCCTGATGAGTGCCGGCGGTACGATCCAGCCGACCCATCTGGGGCTCGATCCCTCCGGGGCGATCGCCGCGGCGACCACCCCGGGGAAGGGGGAACCGCTCCAGGGGGTCCGCGCCGGGATGACGATCCGCGACATGGAGCGGGTGTTGATCGAGCAGACGCTCGAGCATGTGCGCGGCAACCGCACCGAAGCGGCCAGGCTGCTGGGGATCAGCATCCGCACCCTGCGCAACAAGCTCAACGAATACAAGAGTGGCACGGCTGTTGCTTGACTGATCCCTGACCGCATCGCCGTCTCCGCGCCATGCGCGTGGACGGTGGGCCAAGGGAGGTTTTCGATGGGCATGACACTCTTCGGCGGCACCTTCGCGCAGCTCGAGGCGGTGGCCGTCGCGCGCGAGAAGGCGCAGGCCGTCTTCAGCAGCAACATCGCCAACACCGATACCCCCAACTACAAGGCGGACCGGCGCACCTTCGCCGATTTTCTCGACTCCGCCGTCCGCACCCGCCACCCGGTGGCGCTCTACCGCTCCGATCCGCGGCACATGGACTTCTCCACCGACGACCGCCGGCTCGACCTGGGCGGTGTTTTCCACCACGAGGGGGGGGTCAACACCCGTATGGACGGAAACAGCGTCGATCTGCAACAGCAGATGGTCGAGATGGCCAAGAACCAGATGCTGCACGATCTTTCGGTCCGGCTGCTCAAGCAGAAGCTCTCCGGGCTGCGCAACGCCATTCGCGAAGGGAGGTGATGCACGATGGCTTCCGATTTCTTCTCTTCGATGTCGATCAGCGCACGCGGCATGAGCGCGCAGCGCGAGCGCATGGATGTGGTGGCGCAGAACATCGCCAACGCCGATGCCACCCGCACCGCCCGCGGCGGCCCCTACCGTCGGCGGCAGGTGGTCTTCGAGGCGGTCAAGGCGGGCCAGTCGTTCGACTCGGTCTTCCGCGACACCATGCAGCATGATGCTCCGCGTGCCGTGCGGGTCCACTCCGTGGTCGAGGATCCGACCCCCTTCCGTGAGATCTACAACCCGGGCCATCCCGACGCCGACGCCCGCGGCATCGTCAAGATGCCCAACGTCAATCCGGTGCAGGAGATGGTCGACATGACCGCGGCCGCCCGCAGCTTCGAGGCCAACGTGACGGCGATGGAGGCCTCCAAGCGGATGTTCATGCGCTCGCTCGATCTGCTCAAATAGATCGGATGCGAAACGAGAGAGGTGAATTGAGATGATGGTTTTGCAAGAAACCATCACCCGCGGCCAGGACGGCCGCGCAAAACAGGAGCTTGCGCAGGCAGGCGACTGTTTTGTAAGGCGATCGAAAACCGCGCTTTTCGATCGCCGCCAAGCAAAAAGTCCATGGACGGACTTGTTGCGATTCGATCTGAAATGACCATGCAAACAGGATCCGTGACCGGACAGGCCCGGTCGATGCCGATGCCATCGGTCGGCGGGCGGAAACAGAATCAGGGCGGATTCGCCGCCATGATCCGCGCCTACACCCGGCAGGTGAACCATGATGTGAAGGCCGCATCCAGAGCGGCGACCGAGGTGGCGATGGGCAAGGGGGGGGACACCACCGAGGTCCTGCTGGCCTTGCAGAAGGCGAGCCTCTCCTTCCAGCTGATGGTGGCCACACGCAACAAGCTGGTCGAGGCCTACCGCGAAGTGATGCGGATGCAGGTCTAGCCCCCTCTTCCCGACGCCGCCGTTGTTTCCCGTAGATCCAGAAGTACCGGAGTGTTGAGCCATGGCCGATACCGCAGTCGCCACCCAGCAACCCGCAGGAGCCGTCGCACCGAGCGCCGCGGCCACCCCCACCGCCCAGGGGGAGATCACCGGGGAGTTCTCCGCCGCCTCCCGCGGGTTGACCCTCTTCCAACTGTTGCTGATCCGTTACCGCAAGCTGCTGATGTTCGTCGCCGCCAGCCTGATGTTCCTCGGCTTCGTCGGGCTGATGCTCTGGTCGGGTGCACCTCCGTACCGCACCCTCTACTCCGGCCTGAGCGAGAAGGACGCCGCGGCGATCGTCGAGCAACTGCAGAAGGAGAAGATCCCCTACAAGCTGGAGGGGGCCGGTACGGTGCTGGTGCCGGCGGACCGGGTCTACACCGTCCGGCTCAAGCTGGCGTCGAAAAACCTGCAGCCGAAGAGCGGCACCGGATACGAGCTGTTCGACAAGCAGAGCAGCTTCGGGGTGAGCGACTTCACCCAGAAGGTCAATCTGCAGCGCGCACTGCAGGGGGAGCTGGCCCGGACCATCGAGGTGATCCCGCAGGTGGCCTCGGCGCGCGTGTTGCTGGTCATGCCCAAGGAGTCGGCCTTCGCCGAGCGCGACCGTAAGGCGCGCGCCTCGGTGATGCTGCAGCTCACCGGCAGCGGCAAGCTGCCGCATCAGTCGGTGGTGGCGATCCAGAACCTCGTCGCCTCCAGCGTTCCCAACCTCGATCCCAAGGATGTGACGGTGGTGGACGCCTCGGGCAATCTGCTCTCCGGCGACGAGAAGGATCAGCCCTCCAGCCAGGGGCAGACGATGCAGGAGTTCCAGGCGGCGCTGGAGGCGCGCATGGAGCACCGCATCACCTCGATGCTGGAGCAAGTGGTCGGCGCTGGCCAGGCGGTGGTGCGGGTGACCGCGGACATCGACCGGGAGTTCGTCGAGCAGAACCGCACCAGCTACAACCCCGACGAGCAGGTGATCCGCAGCCAGCACACCGTCAGCGAGAAGCGCGATTCGAAAGAGGGGGCGGCGATCGGCGTGCCGGGGATCGCCTCCAACACGCCGGGCAACAATCCGGCGGTCTCCCCCGACGGGACGGTGATCAATCCGGCCACGGCCGGACCGCGCGAGCGGGCCAGCCGGGACGAGAGCACGATCAACTACGAGATCAGCCAGGTCAACGAGCACCGCATCATCCCCTTCGGGGCGGTGAAGCGGTACTCCGTCGCGGTGGTGGTCGGGGGCAAGAGCACCACCGACAAGGAGGGCAACGTGCAGTTCACGCCGCTTTCGGCCAAGGAGCTGGCCCGGCTGCGCGAGCTGGTCAACGCCGCCATCGGCTACAACGAGGATCGCGGCGATCTGGTGACCATCCAGAGCATGCCGATCCACGACATCTCCAGCGCCCACGGCACGGCCGCCGAGATGGCCGCGGCGAAGAGGCACGCCTTCTACATGGAGATGGCCCGCTACACCCTGGCGGCGATCGCCATGCTGCTGATGGCCTGGTTCCTGCTGCGGCCGCTGGCCCAGCGGATCTCGCAGCTTCATGCCCCGGCCGAGGAAGAGGAGGAGGACGAGGATCCCTTCGCCAGCCTTTCCGAGGAGGCCTATGCCCGGCTGGCCATGGTGGAGAAGGCCCGCATCGCGGTGAAGCACGATCCCGATCGGGCGGCCAAGGTGCTGGCCGAGTGGGCGGGTAGCACCTGATGGCCAGAGGGGGCAAGGACTTCAGCGAGCTCACCGGCGACGACAAGGTGGCGCTGCTGCTCTTCGCCCTCGGCCCGGAGGCGGCGGCGCCGGTGATCCGCCAGATGGACGACGAGACCCTGATGCGGATCGGCCGGCGGATGAGCGAGATGGGCAAGATCCCCACCGACGTGCTCAACAAGGTGCTCGAGGAGTATCTGGCGCTGCATCAATCCAACGATCCGCTGCTGCGGTCGACCAAGAAGGATGTGATGGCGCTCTTCCAGCGGGCGATCGACGAGGATCGGGCCAAGCGGCTGATCCAGGAGATGGACAAGCCGCGCACGCTGACCATCTGGGACAAGCTCTCGCGCATGAATCCGCGGATGATCACCAGCTTCATCGAGAACGAGCACCCGCAGACCATCGCCCTGATTCTGGGCAACATCGACACCGCGGTGGCCAGCCAGGTGATCTCGATGCTGCCGGACGACATCCAGATGTCGGTGGTGTTGCGCATGTCCAAGATCGAGTCGGTCTCGCAGGAGCTGGTGCGCGACATCGAGGAGACGCTGGAGAAGGTGATGTCGGAGTCGACCGGCCAGTCGGGCATGAGCTTCGACGGCATGGTCAACGTGGTGCAGATCCTCAAGACGCTGGACAAGAGCGTCTCCAAGCCGATCCTGCAGAAGCTGGAGGAGAAGGATCCGGAGCTCTTCTCGCAGGTGGACAAGATGCTGCTGGTCTTCGAGGATCTCAAGATGCTTTCCGACCGCGACATCCAGACCCTGCTCAAGCACGTCTCCTCCGACGATCTGGTGCGGGCGCTCAAGGGATCCTCCGAGGAGGTGGCCGAGCGCTTCTTCAGCAACATGTCTCAGCGGGCCGCCGACATCATGCGCGAGGACATGCAGGTGATGCCGCCGCTGAAGCTGGCCGATGTGGAGGAGAGTCAGATGAACATCCTGCGTGTGGCGCGCAAGCTGGACGATGACGGTGCCATCACCCTGGGCGGGGCCGAGGATCTGGTCTGATGGGGGGGCTCAATCCGTTGCCGATCCCGAAGGTTGCCCGCGGGGATGTGGGCGGTCCGGTCGGGAGTTCGGCCACCCTCCCCTTCCTGCGCCCGCTGGATGGGGGGGAGGAGGCGCCAGAGGCCTCCGCGCCGTTCGTCCCCTTCCGGCCGGTGGAGGGGCCCTCCTCCGGAGAGGGTGGAGATCCGCATCCGACGGATAGGCCGCCGGCGCCGGCGGAGGAGGAGCCGGATGATGCAGCACAGCCTAAGCAGTCGCCGGAGCCGTCGGAGGCCGAGCTGCGCGTGATGCAGCTGGAGCGGATGCTGCAGGAGGCGAAGGCGCATGCCGAGAAGTTGGAGGCGGACGCCTGCAGCGAGGCCTACGCCAAGGGGGAGGCCGCCGGTCTGGCGTTGGGGCGGGAGCGGGCGGAGGCGCTGCTCGACCAGTTCGACGCCATGCTGGAGCAGGCCCGGGAGCAGATGCTCCACATCCAGCGGGCGATGGCCGACGCGGTGATCGACATCGCGCAGATGGTGGCCGAGACCCTGATCGGTGCGCTGAGTGCGGAGCAGCGCGGCTGGCTGGTCACCGCCGCCGCCCGGGTGGCCGAGAACATGCCGGTGCCTCCGGAGACGCTGCAACTGGCGGTCCATCCCGACGACCTCGCCGAGCTCCGGCGCATCGTCTCCGAAGAGGCGCGGCCGTGGCAGGTGGTGGCCGACGCCACGTTGGAGAGCGGAACCTGCCGTCTGATCTCGCAGCAGCAGGATGCCTTCATCGATCCGCTGCGTGCCGCCGCCGATCTGGTGCGGGCCCTCCGGCCGGAGCTGCAGGCGTCGCTCAGGGAGGAGCGGAGATCCCCGACCAGCTGATCTGGCACGAGGGGGAGCGGCGGGCGGTGTTGCGCCGTTTCGCCGCCCGTACCCCCTATCCGCTGCGCGGGCGGGTGCACAAGGTGCTGGGTCCGATGGTGGAGGTGACCGGCATCACCGCCGGCATCGGGAATGCCTGCACCATCTACTGCAGCTCCGGCACCGCCATCGAGGCGGAGGTGGTCGGCTTCCGCGACGAGCGGATCATGCTGATGCCGGTCGGCGCCACCCGTGGCATCGCTCCGGGCGATGCGGTGCTCTCGCGCCACGCCCCTCCGTCGCTGCCGGTGGACGACCATCTGCTCGGCCGGGTGGTCAACGCGCTGGGGCAGGCGATGGACGGTCGGCCGCTCAAGCCGCAGGGGCCGACCTGTCCGCTGTATGGCCAGCGGCTCAACCCCTTCTCCCGTCACCTGATCGACACCCCGATGGAGCTGGGCGTCAAGGCGCTGGACGGTTGCCTGCCGATGGGATGGGGGCAGCGGATGGGGATCTTCGCCGGCGCCGGTGTCGGCAAGAGCTCGCTGATGGGAATGCTGGCGCGCAACAGCGATGCCGAGGTCAACGTCATCGCCCTGGTGGGCGAGCGCGGCCGCGAGGTGCGCGAGTTTCTCGATCTGGCGTTGGGAGAGGAGGCGCTCAAACGGTCGGTGGTGGTGGTCTCCACCTCCGACACGCCGCCGGTGCTCAGGGTGCGCGCGGCGTTGACCGCCACCACCATCGCCGAGCAGTTCCGCAGCCGCGGCCGGCGCGTGCTGCTGATGATGGACAGCCTCACCCGCTTTGCCCAGGCGCAGCGCGAGATCGGCCTGATGCTGGGCGAGCCGCCCACCACCAAGGGGTTCACCCCCTCCTGCTTCAGCGCCATCGCCGATCTGTTGGAGCGGGCCGGTCCCGGCGAGGAGGGGGGCGGCAGCATGAGTGCCCTCTACACCGTGCTGGTCGAGGGGGACGATCTCGCCGCCGATCCGGTGGCCGATGCCGCCATGGCCATCCTCGACGGCCACATCGTGCTCGAGCGGCGCCTGGCCGAGCGGGGGCACTATCCGGCGATCAACATCCTCCGTAGCATCAGCCGGTTGGAGGGGCAGATCGCCTCCGAGGAGCAGCGGATGGCGGCACGCGCCTTGCGTAAGGATCTGGCGCTCTACGAAGAGATGGAGGAGATGATCACCATGGGTGCCTACGAGCAGGGGAGCAATCCGCAACTGGATGCGGTGATCGGCCGTATGGATCGGATCCGTGCCTTCCTCCAGCAGCGGCCGGAGGAGAAGGTGGCACGGATGGATGCGGTGGAGCAGCTGCTGCGGCTCCATGCCGGGGCGCAGGGTACCGTCCGGCGGCCGTGAAGCAGAGCGCCCACCACCTGCTGGCCCGGCTTGCGGGCCATGACCGCAAGCAGCGTGAGATGGAGCTGGCCGATCTCCGGCGGCGGCGGGGGCAGTTCCGCGCCACCCGCACCGCGGTGGCGGAGGAGATCGTCCGTCTGCGCGGGCGCATCGCCGAGGAGATGGGGGGCGGCATGGCGGTGGCCGAGTTGACCGCCATCCAGTGCGCGGTCGAGGAGAAGCGGGCGATGGTGCTCTTCCTCGACCGGGAACTCGCCCGCCTGGAGGAGGAGGAGCAGGAGCTGATCCGGCGCTGGGCCGAGGCGGGTGTACGGGAGAAGGTGCATGAGGATGCCGACCGCCGGCGCATCCGACGGGAGCGGCGGCGGGAGGAGCTGAAGCGCGCGCGGCAGATGGAGGATCTCTTCGCCGGCTCCCGTGCTGCGCGCGGCGCGGTGGTGGAGGAGGGGTAGCCGGCGGTGCGTCGCCCCTTTCTGCTGCTGATCTCCCTGCTCACGCTGGCGGTGGGGGCGAAGCTGCTGCTGCCGCTGTGGAGCCGCCCCGGGGATGGGTCGGTCGCGCCGGCGGTGGTCGCCTCGGTCGCGCCGGCCGCCGCCCCGCGCCACGCCGCGTCTTCGATCCCTCAGGCGGAGGTCGGTAGGGAGCGGCTGCATGATGGCGGCGGGGCGGCCACCTCTTCCGCCCCCCCGCCCCCGAGCCGCCGTTCTTCGGGGGCGGTCGATGCCGTTCTCACCTCGTTGACCGAGATCGCCGAGATCTCCATCGCCCGGGCGGCGGAGTCGCTTCCCTCGGGCAAGGATGCCGAGCTGCTCTCCTCGCTGCGCGCGTTGCAGAAGAAGCTCGATGCGCGCAAGAAGGCGCTGGATGAGCGGGAGCGGAAGCTTTCGGAGATGGAGACCCGTGTGCTGGTCCGGATCGACGAACTCAAGCAGATGGAGGCCGCCTTGCGCGACATGCTCAAGCAGGAGGAGAGCATCAAGAGCAAGAAGATCAAGCGGCTGACCGCCGTCTATTCGGCGATGAAGCCCGAGCGGGCGGCGCCGGTGGTGGCGAAGATGGATTTGGAGACGGTGGTGAAGATCTTCCTGCGCATGGACGAGAAGAAGGTGGGCAAGATCCTCTCCTTCCTGCCGCCGGAGAAGGCGGTGACCATCAGCGAGGCCCTCACCAGGAGGATCGCCTCCCTGCGGAAATGATGGTTTCGTAAGAAACCATCATCGCGGCCATGGAGGGCCGCGCAAATCAAGAGCTTGCGCAAGCAAGCGATTGATTTGTAAGGCGATCGAAGACCGCGCTCTTCGATCGCCGTCAAGCAAAAAGTCCACGGAGGGACTTTTTGCGGTTCCATCGGAAATGATCCCGTCGGTCCGGTCGCACGCAGGATGCAAGCGGTCTCGGCCATGGGCGGATGTGCGAAACCGGTTCTTGTACATGCAAGTGTGGCTGGGGAGGGGGGCCGATTACGGATAGCG contains these protein-coding regions:
- a CDS encoding FliI/YscN family ATPase — protein: MVEVTGITAGIGNACTIYCSSGTAIEAEVVGFRDERIMLMPVGATRGIAPGDAVLSRHAPPSLPVDDHLLGRVVNALGQAMDGRPLKPQGPTCPLYGQRLNPFSRHLIDTPMELGVKALDGCLPMGWGQRMGIFAGAGVGKSSLMGMLARNSDAEVNVIALVGERGREVREFLDLALGEEALKRSVVVVSTSDTPPVLRVRAALTATTIAEQFRSRGRRVLLMMDSLTRFAQAQREIGLMLGEPPTTKGFTPSCFSAIADLLERAGPGEEGGGSMSALYTVLVEGDDLAADPVADAAMAILDGHIVLERRLAERGHYPAINILRSISRLEGQIASEEQRMAARALRKDLALYEEMEEMITMGAYEQGSNPQLDAVIGRMDRIRAFLQQRPEEKVARMDAVEQLLRLHAGAQGTVRRP